A window of Streptomyces marispadix contains these coding sequences:
- a CDS encoding nitrilase-related carbon-nitrogen hydrolase — MPDVVRAALVQATWTGDTDSMIEKHEQYAREAARQGARVIGFQEVFNAPYFCQVQDPEHYKWAERVPDGPTVRRMQELARETGMVVVVPVFEVEQSGFYYNTAAVIDADGTVLGTYRKHHLPQLPGFWEKFYFKPGNLGWPVFDTAVGRVGVYICYDRHFPEGWRALGLAGAQLVYNPSATSRGLSSHLWQLEQPAAAVANEYFIAAINRVGTEEYGDNDFYGTSYFVDPRGQFVGDVASDKDEELVVRDLDFDVIDEVRQQWAFYRDRRPDAYDGLVRP; from the coding sequence ATGCCCGACGTTGTGCGCGCCGCCCTGGTGCAGGCGACATGGACAGGCGACACCGACTCGATGATCGAGAAGCATGAGCAGTACGCACGCGAGGCCGCCCGGCAGGGGGCACGCGTCATCGGCTTCCAAGAGGTCTTCAACGCCCCGTACTTCTGCCAGGTCCAGGACCCCGAGCACTACAAGTGGGCCGAACGCGTGCCGGACGGGCCGACGGTGCGGCGGATGCAGGAACTGGCCCGCGAGACGGGCATGGTGGTGGTCGTCCCGGTCTTCGAGGTCGAACAGTCCGGCTTCTACTACAACACCGCCGCCGTCATCGACGCCGACGGCACGGTGCTGGGCACCTACCGCAAACACCATCTGCCTCAACTGCCGGGATTCTGGGAGAAGTTCTACTTCAAACCCGGCAACCTCGGCTGGCCCGTCTTCGACACCGCCGTCGGCCGCGTCGGCGTCTACATCTGCTACGACCGCCACTTCCCCGAGGGCTGGCGCGCACTGGGTCTCGCCGGGGCCCAGCTCGTCTACAACCCCTCCGCGACGTCCCGCGGACTCTCCAGCCATCTGTGGCAGCTCGAACAGCCCGCCGCGGCCGTCGCCAACGAGTACTTCATCGCCGCCATCAACCGCGTCGGCACCGAGGAGTACGGCGACAACGACTTCTACGGCACGAGCTACTTCGTCGACCCGCGCGGCCAGTTCGTGGGCGACGTCGCCAGCGACAAGGACGAGGAACTCGTCGTCCGCGACCTCGACTTCGACGTCATCGACGAGGTCCGCCAGCAGTGGGCCTTCTACCGCGACCGGCGGCCCGACGCCTACGACGGGCTGGTGCGCCCCTGA
- a CDS encoding aspartate aminotransferase family protein, whose translation MNARHTADPESLFQRHRAVLPDWLALYYDRPLEITHGEGRHVWDGEGNRYLDFFGGILTTMTAHALPEVTKAVSEQAGRILHSSTLYLDRPMVELAERIAALSGIPDARVFFTTSGTEANDTALLLATTYRRSNQILALRNSYHGRSFSAVGITGNRSWSPTSLSPLQTLYVHGGVRTRGPYAALDDAEFIDACTADLVDMLGQTGGDVAALIAEPVQGVGGFTSPPDGLFAAFREVLREHGILWISDEVQTGWGRTGEHFWGWQAHDQAGPPDMLTFAKGIGNGMSIGGVVARAEVMNCLPANSISTFGGSPVTMAAGNANLNYLLEHDLQGNARRVGGLLLERLRAVSAGLGVVREVRGRGLMAGVELVEPHSGAPSLRAASLVLEAARERGLLIGKGGGHATASVLRIAPPLSLTVAEAEEGAEILEQALRTADNELGGESTQ comes from the coding sequence ATGAACGCCAGGCACACCGCGGACCCCGAGTCGCTGTTCCAGCGCCACCGCGCCGTACTGCCCGACTGGCTCGCCCTCTACTACGACCGCCCGCTGGAGATCACCCACGGCGAGGGACGCCACGTCTGGGACGGCGAGGGCAACCGCTACCTCGACTTCTTCGGCGGCATCCTCACCACCATGACGGCGCACGCGCTGCCCGAGGTGACCAAGGCCGTCAGCGAGCAGGCCGGCCGCATCCTGCACAGCTCGACGCTCTATCTCGACCGCCCCATGGTCGAGTTGGCCGAACGCATCGCAGCCCTGTCCGGCATCCCCGACGCCCGGGTCTTCTTCACCACCTCCGGTACGGAAGCCAACGACACGGCCCTGCTGCTGGCCACCACCTACCGCCGCTCCAACCAGATCCTGGCGCTGCGCAACAGCTACCACGGGCGTTCCTTCTCCGCCGTGGGCATCACCGGCAACCGCTCCTGGTCGCCGACGAGCCTCTCGCCGTTGCAGACGCTCTACGTACACGGCGGGGTGCGCACCCGCGGCCCCTACGCGGCCCTGGACGACGCGGAGTTCATCGACGCCTGCACCGCGGACCTGGTGGACATGCTCGGACAGACCGGCGGCGACGTGGCGGCCCTGATCGCCGAACCGGTGCAGGGCGTCGGCGGGTTCACCTCGCCGCCCGACGGCCTGTTCGCCGCGTTCCGCGAGGTCCTGCGCGAGCACGGCATCCTGTGGATCAGCGACGAGGTGCAGACGGGCTGGGGCCGCACGGGCGAGCACTTCTGGGGCTGGCAGGCACACGACCAGGCGGGCCCTCCCGACATGCTCACCTTCGCCAAGGGCATCGGCAACGGCATGTCGATCGGCGGCGTCGTCGCACGGGCCGAGGTCATGAACTGCCTTCCGGCGAACTCCATCTCCACCTTCGGCGGCAGCCCCGTCACCATGGCCGCCGGCAACGCCAACCTCAACTACCTGCTGGAGCACGACCTTCAGGGCAACGCCCGCCGCGTCGGAGGTCTGCTGCTGGAGCGGCTGAGGGCCGTCTCGGCGGGACTGGGCGTCGTACGGGAGGTGCGCGGGCGCGGCCTGATGGCCGGAGTGGAACTGGTCGAACCGCACAGCGGCGCCCCGTCGCTCAGGGCCGCCTCGCTGGTGCTGGAGGCCGCACGCGAACGCGGCCTGCTCATCGGCAAGGGCGGCGGCCACGCCACCGCCAGCGTGCTGCGCATCGCGCCGCCGCTGAGCCTCACCGTCGCGGAGGCGGAGGAGGGCGCCGAGATCCTGGAGCAAGCCTTGCGCACGGCCGACAACGAGCTGGGAGGGGAGAGCACACAATGA